Proteins from a genomic interval of Caldicellulosiruptor diazotrophicus:
- the purC gene encoding phosphoribosylaminoimidazolesuccinocarboxamide synthase, translating to MSYVITNLLYEGKAKKVYETENPEVVVIEYKDDATAFDGAKKGIINNKGIVNNLVSNHFFKILESNKIPTHFIEQIDERKTAVKKVRIIPVEVIVRNIAAGSLCKRLGLEEGSILKRPILEFCYKNDVLHDPQVNQYHILALELATEDEIKKIEEYSFKINDVLRNYLKQVNIDLIDFKLEFGRYKGDIILADEISPDTCRFWDTTTKEKLDKDRFRRDLGNVEEAYMEILKRLSLNKK from the coding sequence ATGAGTTATGTTATTACAAATCTTCTATATGAAGGTAAAGCAAAAAAAGTTTATGAAACTGAAAACCCAGAGGTTGTTGTAATTGAGTACAAAGATGATGCAACAGCTTTTGACGGAGCAAAAAAAGGTATAATTAATAATAAAGGAATTGTTAACAACTTAGTGTCAAACCATTTCTTTAAAATATTAGAGTCCAACAAAATTCCTACCCACTTTATTGAACAGATTGATGAGAGAAAAACAGCTGTTAAAAAGGTACGAATAATTCCAGTTGAGGTTATTGTGAGAAATATAGCTGCAGGTTCTCTATGCAAAAGACTGGGACTTGAGGAAGGATCAATTTTGAAAAGACCCATCTTAGAGTTCTGTTATAAAAATGATGTTCTTCACGACCCACAGGTAAATCAATACCATATTTTAGCTTTGGAACTTGCAACCGAGGATGAGATAAAAAAGATTGAAGAGTATTCTTTTAAAATTAACGATGTGCTCAGAAATTATCTAAAACAAGTTAACATTGACCTTATTGACTTTAAACTTGAGTTTGGTAGGTATAAGGGAGATATAATCTTGGCTGATGAGATTTCTCCAGACACTTGTAGGTTCTGGGATACTACAACTAAGGAAAAACTGGATAAGGACAGATTTAGAAGAGACCTTGGAAATGTTGAAGAGGCATATATGGAAATATTAAAAAGGCTTAGCTTGAACAAAAAGTAA
- the purL gene encoding phosphoribosylformylglycinamidine synthase subunit PurL, with amino-acid sequence MKKHLYEEVGLTYDEYKMIVEILGREPNELEINLFGVMWSEHCGYKNSKAFLKNLPTNGEHILQGPGENAGIVDIGDGYAVCFKVESHNHPSAVEPYEGAATGVGGIIRDIFTMGARPIALLDSLKFGNLNDSRTKYLFEGVVAGIAGYGNCVGIPTVGGETTFDPIYKNNILVNVMCVGIMKKDKIFRGVAQGVGNSVFYVGHTTGRDGMGGATFASTDLTAESEEKRSAVQVGDPFMEKLLLEACLELFQTDAVVGIQDMGAAGLTSSTCETAARAGTGIEIDVALVPKREEGMNPIEIMLSESQERMLVIVKKEKEEEVYKIFEKWGLHAVKIGRVTDDGMLRVLDNGKVIAEVPAKALAHAPAYVREIKEPAIIKESEKFDIYSIPQPNDLNEAICKMISNPNLASKEYVYRQYDHMVRTDTVIRPGHDASLLRIKGTKKGIAVTIDSNGRYCYLNPYEGVQLVLAESYRNIVAVGAKPLAITDGLNFGNPHYPEIYYQFVKTIEGMKVACEHFETPVTGGNVSFYNQSEEGAIYPTPVIGMIGIIDDIEKAVDISFKNEGDLVAVIGKTADDIGASEYLSFYQGIVSGRVPKLDLKLHKKVCDKVLECIREGLFNSVHDISDGGFAIALIESALRGSKGAELQIKTELREDFYLFSETPGRFIVTFQESNLSKIQNILDDIEFTVIGRVTNEFVINGKINNKEIHLDLKEVERIYQEAIPCALKR; translated from the coding sequence TTGAAAAAACATCTTTATGAAGAAGTGGGCCTGACATACGATGAGTACAAGATGATTGTGGAAATTCTGGGGAGAGAACCGAATGAGCTGGAGATTAACCTTTTTGGAGTTATGTGGTCTGAGCATTGTGGCTATAAAAACTCAAAAGCGTTTTTGAAGAATCTTCCTACAAATGGTGAACATATCCTTCAAGGTCCAGGGGAAAATGCAGGGATTGTTGACATTGGTGATGGATACGCAGTATGTTTTAAGGTGGAAAGTCACAATCATCCATCAGCAGTGGAACCGTACGAAGGTGCAGCAACAGGAGTTGGTGGGATAATACGAGATATATTTACAATGGGAGCAAGACCAATAGCTCTTTTGGATTCACTTAAGTTTGGTAACCTCAATGACAGCAGAACAAAATATTTGTTTGAAGGTGTTGTAGCTGGTATTGCAGGATATGGCAACTGTGTAGGTATTCCCACTGTAGGCGGGGAGACTACGTTTGACCCTATTTACAAGAACAATATTTTGGTCAATGTTATGTGTGTCGGTATCATGAAAAAAGATAAAATATTTAGAGGAGTTGCACAAGGGGTAGGCAATTCTGTATTTTACGTTGGTCATACAACAGGCAGAGATGGAATGGGTGGAGCAACATTTGCGTCAACAGATCTTACAGCTGAATCAGAAGAGAAAAGGTCTGCTGTGCAGGTTGGAGATCCATTTATGGAAAAGCTCCTTTTAGAAGCGTGTTTAGAACTTTTTCAGACGGATGCTGTGGTTGGTATTCAGGACATGGGTGCAGCAGGGCTTACTTCTTCGACGTGTGAAACAGCTGCAAGAGCGGGAACAGGAATCGAAATAGATGTAGCGCTTGTGCCAAAAAGAGAAGAAGGTATGAACCCAATTGAGATTATGCTTTCAGAGTCTCAAGAAAGAATGCTTGTCATTGTTAAAAAAGAAAAGGAAGAAGAAGTATATAAAATATTCGAGAAATGGGGACTTCATGCAGTAAAGATTGGAAGGGTAACAGATGACGGTATGCTCAGAGTTCTTGACAATGGCAAGGTAATTGCTGAAGTTCCTGCAAAGGCACTTGCTCATGCGCCTGCTTATGTTAGAGAAATAAAAGAGCCAGCGATAATAAAAGAGTCTGAAAAATTTGATATATATTCAATTCCACAACCAAATGATTTAAACGAGGCAATCTGCAAGATGATTTCAAATCCTAACCTTGCAAGCAAAGAATATGTATATCGACAATATGACCATATGGTCAGAACAGATACTGTCATAAGACCAGGCCATGATGCAAGTCTTCTGAGAATAAAAGGAACCAAAAAAGGTATTGCTGTCACAATAGATAGCAACGGTAGATACTGTTATTTAAATCCATATGAAGGAGTTCAGCTTGTGTTGGCAGAAAGTTATAGAAATATTGTGGCTGTTGGGGCAAAGCCACTTGCAATCACAGATGGACTTAACTTTGGAAATCCGCACTATCCGGAAATTTACTACCAGTTTGTCAAGACAATTGAAGGAATGAAAGTTGCATGCGAGCATTTTGAAACACCTGTGACTGGTGGAAATGTATCATTCTATAACCAGTCAGAAGAAGGAGCTATTTACCCTACGCCTGTAATTGGGATGATAGGTATTATTGACGATATTGAAAAAGCTGTTGATATTTCTTTCAAAAATGAAGGTGATTTAGTTGCAGTCATTGGAAAAACCGCAGATGATATTGGAGCAAGTGAATATTTAAGTTTTTATCAAGGAATAGTTTCTGGTAGGGTGCCCAAACTCGATTTGAAGCTTCATAAAAAAGTATGTGACAAGGTCTTAGAATGTATCAGAGAAGGTCTTTTTAACTCTGTTCATGATATTTCAGATGGAGGCTTTGCAATTGCTCTTATAGAGAGTGCATTAAGAGGTTCAAAGGGCGCTGAGTTGCAAATTAAAACAGAATTAAGAGAAGATTTTTATCTTTTCAGTGAAACACCGGGAAGGTTTATTGTTACATTT
- the purS gene encoding phosphoribosylformylglycinamidine synthase subunit PurS: MLKAEIFVYLKKSISDPPGIAVLNSLRSLGFNNVEKVRMGKYIVVYLNETDIEKAKQQVKLMCEKLLCNPVMEEYKFNISEE; the protein is encoded by the coding sequence ATGCTCAAAGCAGAAATCTTTGTATATTTAAAAAAATCAATTTCAGATCCACCAGGTATTGCTGTGTTAAATTCTTTAAGGAGCTTGGGATTTAATAATGTAGAAAAAGTCAGAATGGGAAAGTATATTGTGGTATATTTGAACGAAACAGATATTGAAAAAGCAAAACAGCAGGTAAAGCTTATGTGTGAAAAGCTTTTATGCAACCCTGTCATGGAAGAGTACAAGTTTAATATTTCGGAGGAGTAA
- a CDS encoding S1C family serine protease: MTDKFDFETPNFQPSYSPINFEIPKTIRKKRSIKDYIFAGLVGGLIGAILMSIFFMAYFGVNFNNFKNDINSTLNSFNLNNSTATEPITKTVILNSGNSSFVTDVAQKVGPAVVGIKNKGTAYNWWTDEEQEITIGEGSGVIISKDGYVVTNNHVVSGAKSVTVILSGEKEVPATIIGTDALSDIALLKIDSKYVKAVAPLGDSSKVKVGEFVVAIGNPLGQEFAGTVTFGVVSAVNRKLDMGNGIQIPLIQTDAAINPGNSGGALVNSSGEVIGINTAKISQTGVEGMGFAIPINYVKPIINDLMKYKKVLRPTIGISVMEYYDRSGNVMGMYISKVYPGTGAAKAGLKEGDIILQIDGKKVTTFSDIQSILSNHKIGDVITIKILRDGQTKDFKVTLGTPVDTTTND; this comes from the coding sequence ATGACAGATAAATTTGATTTCGAAACCCCAAACTTTCAACCATCCTACAGTCCTATAAATTTTGAGATTCCTAAAACAATAAGAAAGAAAAGGTCAATAAAAGATTATATATTTGCAGGGCTTGTAGGTGGTTTAATTGGCGCCATTTTAATGTCAATATTTTTTATGGCATATTTTGGTGTTAATTTTAACAATTTTAAAAATGATATTAATTCTACGTTGAACAGTTTCAACTTGAATAATTCAACTGCCACAGAACCTATTACAAAGACAGTTATACTCAATTCAGGTAACAGTTCATTTGTAACAGATGTGGCGCAGAAGGTTGGTCCAGCTGTTGTTGGAATTAAAAACAAGGGAACAGCTTATAACTGGTGGACAGATGAGGAACAAGAAATCACTATAGGTGAAGGGTCTGGGGTTATAATTAGTAAAGATGGTTATGTTGTAACAAACAACCATGTAGTATCAGGTGCTAAGTCTGTCACTGTAATTTTATCAGGCGAAAAGGAAGTGCCAGCTACAATCATTGGAACTGACGCATTGAGTGACATAGCACTTTTGAAAATTGACTCCAAATATGTAAAGGCTGTTGCTCCTCTCGGGGACTCCTCTAAGGTAAAAGTAGGAGAATTTGTAGTTGCAATAGGAAATCCTTTGGGACAAGAATTTGCAGGAACAGTTACATTTGGTGTTGTAAGTGCAGTTAATAGGAAGCTTGATATGGGGAACGGCATTCAGATTCCTCTAATTCAAACTGATGCAGCAATAAACCCAGGTAACAGTGGTGGAGCCCTTGTAAATAGCAGTGGTGAGGTTATTGGTATTAACACTGCGAAAATTTCTCAAACAGGTGTTGAAGGAATGGGTTTTGCTATACCAATAAATTATGTGAAGCCGATTATAAATGATTTGATGAAATATAAAAAGGTTTTAAGGCCGACCATAGGTATATCTGTAATGGAGTATTATGATAGATCTGGTAACGTTATGGGTATGTATATTTCAAAAGTTTATCCAGGCACAGGAGCAGCGAAAGCAGGTTTGAAAGAAGGAGATATAATTTTGCAGATAGATGGGAAGAAAGTTACTACATTTTCAGATATTCAATCAATACTTTCAAATCACAAAATTGGTGACGTAATAACTATAAAAATTCTACGTGATGGACAGACAAAAGATTTCAAAGTAACCTTAGGTACACCTGTTGATACAACTACTAATGACTAG
- a CDS encoding NCS2 family permease has protein sequence MLENIFKIKERRTDVKTEVLAGFTTFITMAYIIFVNPSILSTTGLDKHSVFFATCIGAAVGTLIMALYANLPFALAPGMGLNAFFTYTVCLQMKYTPQQALAAVFISGIIFVIITAVGLRQAIVRSIPQSLKHAMTAGIGLFIAFIGFINSGIVVIDSSSKLPKFGDFTSAFKSLTNNPDINSAIISSRGAIVALVGLLIIGILISKRVKGAIIIGIIVTTIISFPLKIVDLSKFKFSMEAFKVSAFNFDFSGLFAAHGQGGSIGAVLLSLFAVILTFTLIDMFDSIGTFVGLADKAGMLDEKGDISNMDRALMSDAVATIIGSIFGTSTVTTYIESAAGIEEGGRTGLTSLVTGILFILALVIAPFIGLVPSQATAPALIAVGVMMISSIKKIDFNDFEEALPAFLTIVIMPFTYSIANGISAGIIFYVLVKLLRGKAKEVHPITYILAILFILRFIIIAH, from the coding sequence GTGTTAGAAAATATCTTTAAGATCAAAGAAAGAAGAACTGATGTAAAGACAGAGGTATTAGCGGGTTTTACTACATTTATCACAATGGCATACATAATATTTGTCAATCCTTCTATTCTCAGTACAACTGGACTTGATAAGCATTCTGTATTTTTTGCGACATGTATTGGTGCGGCAGTTGGAACACTTATAATGGCACTCTATGCTAATCTTCCATTTGCACTGGCACCTGGGATGGGTCTTAACGCCTTTTTTACCTACACAGTATGCCTTCAAATGAAATATACTCCACAGCAGGCATTAGCAGCAGTATTTATATCAGGTATTATATTTGTTATTATTACGGCAGTTGGTCTCAGACAGGCTATAGTTCGTTCAATTCCTCAATCTTTGAAACACGCTATGACAGCTGGTATTGGACTTTTTATAGCTTTTATTGGATTTATAAATAGTGGAATAGTAGTAATTGACTCAAGTTCTAAGCTTCCCAAGTTTGGCGATTTTACATCTGCTTTCAAGTCTTTAACGAATAATCCTGATATAAACTCGGCAATAATATCTTCTCGTGGTGCAATTGTTGCTCTCGTAGGACTTTTGATTATAGGAATTTTAATTTCCAAAAGAGTAAAAGGTGCAATTATTATTGGAATAATTGTAACAACTATAATAAGTTTTCCCTTAAAAATTGTAGATTTGTCAAAATTTAAATTTTCGATGGAAGCATTTAAAGTTTCTGCATTTAACTTTGATTTTTCAGGACTATTTGCAGCACATGGTCAAGGAGGCAGCATAGGTGCGGTTCTTCTTAGTCTTTTTGCGGTGATATTAACATTTACTCTTATAGACATGTTTGATAGTATAGGAACCTTTGTAGGTCTTGCTGATAAGGCTGGGATGCTTGATGAAAAAGGAGATATTTCAAATATGGACAGGGCATTGATGTCTGACGCAGTTGCAACAATTATTGGGTCTATCTTTGGAACATCCACAGTTACAACTTATATCGAAAGTGCAGCTGGTATAGAAGAGGGTGGAAGAACAGGTCTCACGTCATTGGTCACAGGTATTTTGTTTATCCTTGCATTGGTGATTGCGCCGTTTATAGGGCTTGTGCCATCCCAGGCAACTGCACCAGCGTTGATTGCTGTTGGTGTTATGATGATAAGCTCTATCAAAAAGATTGATTTTAATGATTTCGAAGAAGCTCTTCCAGCATTTTTGACAATTGTAATTATGCCGTTTACTTACAGCATCGCAAATGGTATCTCAGCAGGTATTATATTCTATGTTCTGGTTAAACTTTTAAGAGGAAAAGCAAAAGAAGTTCATCCAATAACATATATTCTTGCTATACTCTTCATTTTAAGATTTATAATTATCGCACACTAA
- the purQ gene encoding phosphoribosylformylglycinamidine synthase subunit PurQ, which yields MKFGVVVFPGSNCDGDCYHVIKDVINEDVEYIWHDSDEKLTGFDCIILPGGFSYGDYLRAGAIARFSKVLPRIEEFAHNGGLVIGICNGFQILTESHLLPGALIRNKNLKFICSDQYVKVVNNNTPFTNLYKEGEIINLPIAHGEGNYVVDVETLKQMIQNQQVILQYCDKYGNVSDETNPNGSVLNIAGICNKEKNVFGLMPHPERSSEKILGCEDGKKVFLSIVNYLKSR from the coding sequence ATGAAGTTTGGCGTTGTAGTATTTCCGGGTTCTAACTGTGATGGCGATTGTTACCATGTCATTAAAGATGTAATAAATGAGGATGTCGAGTATATCTGGCATGACAGTGATGAAAAATTAACGGGGTTTGACTGTATAATCTTGCCTGGCGGATTTTCGTATGGGGATTATTTGAGAGCTGGAGCAATAGCAAGGTTTTCAAAAGTATTGCCAAGGATAGAGGAATTTGCGCACAATGGAGGACTAGTGATAGGGATATGTAATGGGTTTCAGATACTTACTGAGAGTCATCTTCTGCCAGGTGCGCTGATAAGAAACAAAAACCTTAAGTTTATTTGCAGCGACCAGTATGTAAAAGTAGTAAATAACAATACTCCTTTTACTAATCTTTACAAAGAAGGAGAAATAATAAACCTGCCTATTGCCCATGGCGAGGGTAACTATGTAGTGGATGTAGAAACATTAAAACAAATGATTCAAAATCAACAAGTTATCTTGCAGTATTGTGATAAATATGGAAATGTCAGCGATGAAACAAATCCCAATGGTTCTGTTCTAAACATAGCAGGTATATGTAACAAGGAAAAAAATGTTTTTGGACTCATGCCTCATCCTGAAAGAAGCAGTGAGAAAATTCTTGGTTGTGAAGATGGTAAAAAAGTGTTTTTAAGCATTGTCAATTATTTGAAATCGAGGTGA